The genomic stretch gttatagagatcgggtgtaCATAAAGGAAATCCTATATCGAACTTGGAGtcaaccccttagtaagattgtgacagagcgtcgcatgaagtttgcaggacatgttctccgataaaatgaattaggcataagaagagttgcgatgacatcctagtacaacttggcgccacacattcatggaggtcctcagagcatgtgggaagaggcttcagatattaccagtgacagatttttgtggaaaaaagcttgacggcaaatgggCCGAAACGCGCTggaggtctaagtcagtaagaatagcacattaggtttttgaaataaaactttttaatagcaggaaaatgcactgtagatacctcagaataatGCATTTTGGTTGGATTTCAAtatcacaaattcagaaatagtgcttggcagcgagactccgccccgcgctgggggagctccgaGAGTTCCCCTAGACCCCTTGCTGATAATTTTCTATCTCCAGGaaaaacctattctagggcacaataagcgtcttccgaaagaatgatgggttagaatgtaataaagattatatatgtttgtaaaaatgttgtttgtaaaatgttttacttatttcggatgttccttcagagttgaagataattacttcctagtccaaacctcccgcaggacgacgggggatgggagcgggaagggtttgaacccgggaccattgataagtccgaacgacagtccagcgcgcaaaccgttcgaccatgcagccatcacatacacacatacatacatataataaatatatatttataaaaatatattttttggcgggggggtggggggggggggtagaaaaaaattcccccccgaaaaaaaaatcctggctacgcctatgcgATACGCATacataccgtcacaaaaaaagccctgaGTATATAGGCCTATGACCCTATGATAATATGTTTAGACCTAGAATACATCTataatagatatattatatataaattatatatagaatatattctagagatctagatccacatttacaatattttataattcATAATTGACataagaagtaaactatcttcaactcaaaaggaacatccgaaatatgcaAAACATTgtacaaaacaattttaaaaaattaatatgaatTATTATGAATTATGTCTATGATATGATTATACTTTTATGAGTGTTGTAATTATTACCATAATTTATATAATcgtaataattattataagtgTATTAATTAACAGTTGATGAGTTGACTTTCATAGTATAatttttagtataaaaaaaaataaagtagattactagattctagatctagagctgtattatataaaatactagacatatatgttacccgcgacccgcgggtctttatttgcgcatttctgtcgatatagtcactgagagtgttttgtaaacaattaaacgaaataataatgtaataagtaaagcgaatgtgtcaatgtaaaaatagtgtgaatggagctatcaaatcaaaatagctaataggcttaaatccatttttttttcaaattaaaacatttgcttgtagtcctacatatatttgattaaaatttgagatgaatagacttaattttgtatgttcatgtgttaaagtataaagtagatcttggggtagacatagatctaaatctacactaatctagagttaaaaattggcttttatagagttcattctgtgctgcgcatgcgtgacctttttttttcatgaatgaatataggcctatctcaacacggctacgcagctttagcgtacagcgaacgaatgtattaaaaatgctttagaaaaacaaatttgaatgttaatttgattaaaatatgaaatgaatggacaataattagtatgtttatgagttaaagcataaaactatctttgcgaaaactcaataagagttttagacctaggcctaggaatagactcagtagagagatgtgttaatgtgtaaccatttggtaatgtctaatgaaagaatgttcgccaggaaatctgtagtcacagatatcaggaactaatttatgtaaaaaatgcttttgaataatctagtggattggatttagatgtatgttaaagttagctaatgatcctttcacgttatttctctttcgctacgaaaataaaattagttttgcgaaaatgggtttacccgcaGTCGATACAttattatctattaaaaacgaaaagagcgatagctttgttaaatgatgggattataaagtgaacaattaaacgaaataatttttagtacgcgattcatgaatgaatatagatctaggcctatctcaactcggcttcgcagctttcgtaaacgaatgtagctttagaaaaccaaatttgaatgtttatttgaccaaaatatgaaattaatggactttaattaatatgtttatgtgttaaagtataaaactatctgtgcgaagaaaagttttatcatcttagagttgaattagagttttagatctagggatgggattataaagtaaacaattaaacgaattaatttttagtacgcgattcattacggtattgtctaatgaaagaataaaaaattcaACAGCACAATGATAAATGAATGCTGCAGTAATTTATTTATCACAGtcctaatttttatttaataattaaactaTTACAGAAAATAATTCAGAGTCCTGATCTACACATGTGAAAAACATTATAAATTTtcacgaaaagaaaaaaaaaaaaaagtaggcttGCAGCAtctatcttttcttttctttgatggaggggggggggggggcaacataCCCtccttcttttctttatttacatatacacAGTATTAGATCTTAGTGAAAAAGATTTAATGCAGCTCTATCAAAACACATGCCAAATAAAAATAGCTTGTTTTACTGATTGAAAAGATTCTGAAATAGTAACTCCTGAATCATTAAAGTTTCTCTAAAATATATTCTTAGTTTAGAATGAGAATCTGTATTCAGCATAactttaaaatgattaaaaattaattacagttGACTCTTGATAGTCTCACACTTCAATAATCCAACACAATCTGTCCGCGTAAATTCATGGACATGTAGGTAGGCTTACAGTGTAATTtagttttcaaatgttttttatgttttagttcATTAACTTTTTCTATTatgtcaaattttatttttttttttggtcccaAGTGAGGTCCTCCACCAGTCGGAGGTCCTAAGCAGCCCAAGGCAACAGTTGGAAAAGCcactatttttaaaacagaccattaatattatacatttttaaaaaatagactcTTAGCCAGCTAGTACAGTCTACATCATTTAATCCAAAATATAACATTGCTAGGACAGTGTACATCATTTATTCCAAAACATAGCAATGAtgcaaaaaaatttattttcaataatttagTAAAGAATAAATTTCTTCAGAATAAATGGAGACTCACCACCCTATACTTaggtatttttaatttagagATGGCCATACTTAATAGTATATCACTGACATATAtagtaaacagaaaaaaaaattctccaagACTCCCAAGACACCCATGTACACTACCTTGTCCTTTGTATTGAAAAAACAAGGTCAAATCATTTAGTTTTTACATAATAAATTTCAATCATGCATTAAACATATTAGCAAGacattttttgtaaacaaatttcAAGGTTTTATTATATTGACGTTTTATAAGACatactttttgtttacaataaacAGAGATTAGATACATAAAGTAGATATTGCAAGGCCAAAAGTAATATGTTTGAAATACAGGTACTGTTTTTTCGCACATATATGTCACATACATACCACAAAtgacaaaataagtaaaaacaaatcataTAACCAACACCCTTATATACCAGGCATGTGCATGACTTGCCGGAACATAAATATTTTGCTCTTCAGACGTCTGCCAGTTGTGGTTCCAAAAAGCAATAAAGCAATACACAGAGTGCAACACACATGAAAAATATGAGCCTACAGTTGTATGTGTAGTATGTTGTATAAAGACCCACCGGTATGTCCATAGTAAACCCAGCACAGCTGCCAatcatttgtaaaaaatgtgaatAACCCGCGGGTTAAAAGCGCAAAAATATAGTATACAATTCAAATGATCAATTACAAGattactaattaaaaaaaaaaacactatggCAGCTATCACAAtaaattttacaatttctttcatgACCTTTATACATTTCATTAAGTGTGGCTTTctatttgtataaattagttttttGTGTGCCCACACCTGTCCAAAAGATATGTTTTCATTTTAGAGAGCTAAAAACATGTCTGCACTGACCTGTATGAATTGATTAACCATCAGAATGAACTAAacgatgtttttttaaatatgaagcAGATGAAAATCCTTTCTGGCATATTTCACATTTGaaaggtttttcaccagtatgaaccaTCTGGTGTTTTCTTGCATCAGCCGAGAGAGCGAATCCTTTGAAACATATTTCACACTTAAATGGCCTTTCCCCTGTGTGGTATCTCTGGTGTTTCTTGAGATCTGCTGTATAAGAAAATACTTTCTCACAAACATCACACTTAAacggtttttcaccagtatgaaccaCCTTGTGTCGTAGTAATTTTGAAGAGGAGGAAAAGGCCCTCTGGCATATCTGACActgaaatggtttttcaccagtgtGAACCACCTGATGTACTTTTACAAATGAAGACGTCAAAAATGCTTTTTGacatattggacatttaaatggtttttcaccagtatgaattttttgatgttttttcaAATATGAAAACACAGAAAATGCTTTCTGACATATATCACATGTAAATTTCTTTTCAGCAGTATGGACTAtcagatgtttttttaaatttgaataggAAGAATAAACTttttgacatatttgacattggGAACTGCTTGTTGTATCAACTATAACTTGATTCCTGGGAGTCTTTTCTTTGGAACGCTtctgtttaacttttttatttttaacatttctagaaagttttttttcacctgcaatttcttctttttcttgtttcatgAACTGCACCTGAAattgacaaataaaaatatatacaaggtGAATGTGCAATGAAATGGACTGAACTAGTGGTCATTATACAGGAGTtaggggcatggtggctgagtggttagcacttggcttccaaacctaggATCCTGTGtttgaatctcgatgaagactgtgattttaatttccggatttttagggctcccctgagtccccccaactctaatgggtaccttttaattggggaaagtaaagacggttggccgctgtgctagccacataacaccctgcctGTTAactgttggtcaaagaaacagatgaccttaacatcatctgccttacagatcacaaggtctaaaaggggaactttacctttttcttctttttttttacacaggaGTCATCATTATTTAACTAAGGAGTTTTCATATAGGCTTGATGGTGGTGGTCATATTGAGCACTTGTATAGTATATGATTTACACTTTGATCAGAGCTTATTTTAATATTGCCTTAGCCCCCTCAGTTCCTCTGCATGACTCTGGGATGGAATTGGGTGGAATGATGCTCTGTCATCAAAGCAGAAATTTTTCTTGCAGCTATTTTAACTATATCCGCAATTCAAGTATCTGATTATTTAGTCACAATAAAGCCAAAATCATTTacaacaatcattttttttatgacagcTGCTATATTACTCTAAAAGTCCCTGAGAACTGGCAAAAAGAAGTGATTGTAAAACTTCctaaaaagggcaacttggcagattgcaacaactggaggagcaaagttttcagcataGTTCTGGAGATGAAAGGCTCAAAGAAGAGGAAGCAGGcctccgaagaggcagatcatttGCAGAGTAGATCTTCTTTCTATGACAGAACAAAGTCTTGAATACCAACAATGGCTTATGATCAGTTTCTGAGACTTTAAGAAGGTGTTTGATAGTGTACTttgagaatcactatggaaaatagagACTATGGCATCCCTGAAAAAGGTCTATACAGTCAATCTAGCTGTAGTACAGAAATAAGAACAATGAGTTCtttagcatcgagacaggtgtgagacgggtacattttatttcctttccTTTTTCTCcaagccatcgactacataatgaggaaaGAAATTCATAAGACTGTCTTTGGTATTACATGACATGAACAGGGTTCAAATGTTGGACTTGCACTTCACTGACGACGTTGCACTACTCAGGTCTACAAATAcatgcatacaagaaatgatgGAGAGACTAGATTGaaaggcacccaaaattggcttctgcatagaaacagatgaccttaacatcatctgccccatagatcgcaaggtctgagagggaaACTTATAACTTAAATAAAACTAACATTTGTGTGACTTGGATACTTGGCAAGTCAGAGCTTGAAAAGTTGGATAAATTCTCATACATTGGTAGCATCATGGCAAAAGATGAAGATGGGAATGCCTACCGTGATGTAACATGTTAAATaagaaaggcagggagcattttcctaaggctgcagcctatttggacaagccaagctaatggacttgagacaaaaatCTACACAATCATCACCCCAACAGCAATGTATGCATGcaagacatggaagtcatctgctaAAATTAGGAAATGACTAAATGttgctcaacaaaaatggccaagatggattttaggagtcactTACAAAGATCTGgtctctaaaacaaaaaaatcctaAGCTGAAACGGGACTCAAGCAGTTAAGTAGGTACCGGTAGTGACCAAGTGCagcatgaggtttgcaggacatgtcacaaactgtaataataaatggctctaaatcaacaccgataacagtaaactcaggtatacctcaaggaacagtcttgggtccactactatttttaatttacattaaatgatttaccaaattgcattagttcaggaacaaaagtcagattatttgcagacgattgcataatatatagaacaataaaaacaacacaagacacagatattttacaaagagaattagatgaattacagaaatgggaatcaaattggagcatgtctttccacccagaaaaatttcagttgttaagagtaacaaaaaaactaaaacaaattccacttatcttattcatagcaaaccagtaacacagactaaaaagcaaaatacctaggtgttataataaatgaaaaactgtcatggaatccacatattgaggaaactataaaaaaatccaacaaagcattagggtttattaaaagaaatttctataaatcaaataagaacataaaactaaaatgttatttaaccttggttaggccaataatagaatatgcatccttcgtttgggacccctcaactcaagaaaacattaagaaactggaacaaacagaaaatagagcagtgagattcataacaaaggaatgttcacatttgactagagtaacaccattagtaaaataactaaatttagaaagccttcaggatagaagactcaaaagtaaagtagcaattatacataaaacactgaaccataatcttcaaatacaaaaacaaaatttaataaaatactcagaaagccacaaagataaaggcacattcctcgtcccatatgctaggacaaatttgtacaaatactccttccctagtgctattagagcatggaatgggttgcctgagctagccaggaaaaccagtgacttggcagaatttaagtcattggttaatatgcatgactaaatgcatgacgcgtaggacgtaattattatttcaagtaacgtctgtattatataagataaaataagataagatgtccTCAAAAGGAATGAATTATGCATACTAAGGGTAGCAATGATATGGAGGCCAATATGAAGAAAGCGCACACAGGGACATCCTCAtaacttggtgccacactttaatggaggacctcagagcaatAGACACCAGGAGGTaagaggcttcagatattgacagatctttatggagacagcttgtcgCCCAATATGCAATGTGTTGAATGGCACAGAAGGATCTAAGTATAAGATCCTTGaattattatacttatattatTTTACTGTATATCACATTTTACCCATATAATTCTACTTAGAGCAAAAATGTTTCACTGGTATTTCATAGTAATTTGAGTTTCCAACAGTAATACTTAACCT from Biomphalaria glabrata chromosome 9, xgBioGlab47.1, whole genome shotgun sequence encodes the following:
- the LOC106070197 gene encoding zinc finger protein 583-like, with protein sequence MEQNLTLDLRIDKKKMDEGSDGEDCRFESKKENKESIAQDLSEQTSQEQCYKLTVASERKQDITFEMKKIKIEKETLEDTLQPYCNNEAYDETCDFIENQLKVQFMKQEKEEIAGEKKLSRNVKNKKVKQKRSKEKTPRNQVIVDTTSSSQCQICQKVYSSYSNLKKHLIVHTAEKKFTCDICQKAFSVFSYLKKHQKIHTGEKPFKCPICQKAFLTSSFVKVHQVVHTGEKPFQCQICQRAFSSSSKLLRHKVVHTGEKPFKCDVCEKVFSYTADLKKHQRYHTGERPFKCEICFKGFALSADARKHQMVHTGEKPFKCEICQKGFSSASYLKKHRLVHSDG